One Amycolatopsis sp. NBC_00355 genomic window carries:
- a CDS encoding AAA family ATPase — protein sequence MNPQLTPGDAYSLISANVQRVVQGKPDVVRMAIVAMFAEGHVLLEDVPGLGKTTLARCLAASVEGTLNRIQFTPDLLPGDITGASIYHQSSETLEFHPGAIFANIVLADEINRGTPKTQSALLEVMAEAAVTVDGQRYAMPRPFLVLATQNPIELEGTYRLPEAQLDRFLVRLAVGYPGHDAEVQVVLGDMAGATPAQLGPVMNREALAGVIASVRQGQAHPAVCSYAVSLAEATRQHELVRFGASPRGSVALIRAARAWAATDNRGYTTPDDVKAVAAAVLEHRLVLTPEAELNGRKPADVLGEVLRAVPAPGGTATVRG from the coding sequence ATGAACCCGCAGCTGACCCCGGGCGACGCCTACAGCCTGATCTCGGCCAACGTGCAGCGCGTCGTGCAGGGCAAGCCCGACGTGGTCCGGATGGCGATCGTCGCCATGTTCGCCGAGGGCCACGTGCTGCTGGAGGACGTGCCCGGCCTCGGCAAGACCACGCTGGCCCGGTGCCTGGCGGCCAGTGTCGAAGGCACGCTGAACCGGATCCAATTCACGCCGGACCTGCTGCCCGGCGACATCACCGGTGCGTCGATCTACCACCAGAGCAGCGAAACACTCGAGTTCCACCCGGGCGCCATCTTCGCGAACATCGTGCTCGCCGACGAGATCAACCGCGGCACGCCGAAGACGCAGTCGGCCCTGCTGGAAGTGATGGCCGAAGCGGCGGTCACCGTCGACGGGCAGCGCTACGCGATGCCGCGGCCGTTCCTGGTCCTGGCGACGCAGAACCCGATCGAACTCGAAGGCACCTACCGGCTCCCGGAGGCACAGCTCGACCGGTTCCTCGTACGGCTCGCCGTCGGCTACCCCGGTCACGACGCTGAAGTGCAGGTAGTGCTCGGAGACATGGCGGGCGCGACGCCCGCGCAGCTGGGACCGGTCATGAACCGGGAGGCACTCGCCGGCGTCATCGCCTCGGTACGGCAAGGCCAGGCGCACCCGGCCGTCTGCTCGTACGCCGTGAGCCTCGCGGAGGCCACGCGACAGCACGAACTGGTGCGCTTCGGCGCGAGCCCGCGGGGCAGTGTCGCCCTGATCCGGGCCGCACGGGCATGGGCGGCGACCGACAACCGCGGCTACACCACACCGGACGACGTGAAGGCCGTGGCGGCGGCAGTGCTCGAACACCGGCTCGTGCTCACACCGGAAGCGGAACTCAACGGGCGCAAGCCCGCCGATGTCCTCGGCGAGGTGCTGCGGGCGGTTCCCGCGCCCGGTGGCACGGCGACGGTCCGGGGCTGA
- a CDS encoding fibronectin type III domain-containing protein has translation MVAATSDARPDLNFQQEGHWVYNPAEQAAFHVNGGTKQVDARTGKVQLTGPVAMGQGDRQLSAVGGGKAVVFGKSDLAVAATMAAPGGDVPVSLEVPGGPYYVYKQAGTVVRFAQLPPVTMRAGGTVGEPAPLADGTIWFQRVDNGALCRVKRDAGDVLCPVNTVGKQGNVVASGDQAVFVDPAAGTVTPFGDRGAGAAANLGVRVSKDARTATVAVAARLPLVDPAGNNLILAGLDGVGGDRPTSAPITVGLGAGDFATPVTSTDAVAVLDRAGRRVLTFTPDGKQKATTPLPEGAGEPRMTRGQDGRVYVDAQDGAHTVVVDHDGSVTTVGIGKQEVPSPDTPKTPRPQVTPPPVGPHGKTAAPPAGKGTKDPAKVPPKAPGAPDSVQAQPGNTTVKLSWSEASANGAAVTEYRVSWRSTAGGGTDGALSAGGNQLQTDVLGLRNGATYVFTIVAANSVGTSPGVDSQPVTPSSEVPGAPGAPTASAGEDGTVKLAWAPADGQGHQITGYTVTAHGADGSTTAAGTSTEASLTTAVGVLTLGTAYTFTVTAANELGLSSADSPSSGAVSPYSPATAVGGLSAAVDDSTVTLTWSAPELNGGDLAGYRVEADGLTPQTVTEPKATFSGLSNGTKYTFTVRAQTRQRGTTGATVDGAPASADATPGRAPMVDVTGASSSGDRQITLTVNVSDYSSGAVTCHVVFNGTERWTGGCASGSSITVGSLEYATTYDIYVTGENSFGRGPTGSRGAARTNDPPPPPPPPPAVSVSKGGRYSGSTCTDPSCAYVTISARNFAANTSYSVSCVSTVDGSYYTYSARTNGSGAFDSSVCFFGYRGKQVWAVVGSVESNHLTW, from the coding sequence GTGGTCGCGGCCACCAGCGATGCGCGTCCGGACCTGAACTTCCAGCAGGAGGGACACTGGGTCTACAACCCGGCCGAGCAAGCGGCATTCCACGTCAACGGCGGCACCAAGCAGGTTGACGCCCGAACGGGGAAAGTGCAGCTCACCGGTCCCGTCGCGATGGGCCAGGGAGACCGCCAGCTGAGCGCTGTCGGCGGTGGCAAGGCCGTGGTGTTCGGCAAGTCCGATCTCGCTGTGGCGGCCACCATGGCCGCACCCGGCGGGGACGTCCCGGTCAGCCTCGAAGTTCCCGGCGGTCCGTACTACGTCTACAAGCAGGCAGGCACCGTGGTGAGGTTCGCGCAGCTGCCGCCCGTCACCATGCGAGCCGGCGGAACGGTCGGTGAACCTGCGCCGCTGGCCGACGGCACGATCTGGTTCCAGCGGGTCGACAACGGTGCCTTGTGCCGAGTGAAGCGCGATGCCGGTGACGTGCTCTGCCCGGTGAACACCGTTGGCAAGCAGGGGAATGTGGTGGCCTCCGGCGATCAGGCGGTGTTCGTGGATCCGGCGGCGGGAACCGTGACGCCCTTCGGAGACCGGGGGGCCGGTGCCGCGGCGAACCTCGGGGTGCGAGTCAGCAAGGACGCGCGCACGGCGACCGTCGCGGTCGCCGCCCGGTTGCCGCTGGTCGATCCGGCCGGCAATAACCTGATCCTGGCCGGGCTCGATGGCGTCGGTGGAGATCGTCCGACGTCGGCACCGATCACCGTCGGACTGGGTGCGGGCGACTTCGCCACGCCGGTGACGTCCACCGACGCTGTTGCAGTGCTCGACCGCGCCGGCAGGCGGGTACTGACCTTCACCCCGGACGGCAAGCAGAAAGCGACGACGCCCCTGCCTGAAGGCGCCGGCGAGCCGCGGATGACGCGTGGTCAGGACGGACGGGTCTACGTCGACGCCCAGGACGGCGCCCACACGGTGGTGGTCGACCACGACGGCTCGGTCACCACTGTCGGCATCGGGAAGCAGGAAGTTCCGTCCCCGGACACTCCGAAGACACCTCGGCCCCAGGTGACCCCGCCGCCGGTGGGGCCACACGGCAAGACCGCGGCGCCCCCGGCGGGCAAGGGAACGAAGGACCCTGCCAAGGTGCCGCCGAAGGCGCCGGGAGCACCGGACTCGGTCCAGGCACAGCCCGGCAACACCACGGTGAAACTCTCCTGGAGCGAGGCGAGTGCGAACGGCGCGGCCGTCACCGAATATCGGGTGAGCTGGCGCTCGACCGCCGGAGGTGGCACGGACGGTGCCCTGAGTGCCGGAGGAAACCAGCTCCAGACCGACGTGCTGGGCTTACGCAACGGCGCGACCTACGTCTTCACGATCGTTGCCGCCAACTCGGTCGGCACAAGTCCTGGCGTCGATTCGCAGCCGGTCACGCCGAGCTCGGAGGTTCCCGGTGCGCCGGGCGCGCCGACGGCTAGCGCGGGCGAGGACGGCACGGTCAAGCTCGCTTGGGCTCCGGCCGACGGCCAGGGCCACCAGATCACCGGCTACACGGTGACCGCGCACGGCGCCGACGGCAGCACGACGGCCGCTGGCACGTCGACGGAGGCTTCGCTCACCACCGCGGTGGGCGTGCTGACTCTTGGCACGGCCTACACGTTCACCGTGACGGCCGCGAACGAACTGGGGCTGTCCAGTGCCGACTCGCCGTCGAGCGGAGCCGTGTCGCCCTACTCGCCGGCCACCGCGGTCGGCGGCCTCAGCGCTGCCGTCGACGACTCGACTGTCACCCTCACCTGGAGCGCGCCCGAGCTCAACGGCGGTGACTTGGCCGGATACCGAGTCGAGGCCGATGGCCTGACACCGCAGACGGTCACGGAGCCGAAGGCGACCTTCAGCGGACTGTCGAACGGCACCAAGTACACCTTCACCGTGCGGGCACAGACCCGCCAGCGCGGCACGACCGGGGCCACCGTGGACGGCGCCCCGGCGTCGGCGGATGCCACTCCGGGCCGGGCGCCGATGGTCGACGTGACCGGAGCATCGAGCAGCGGCGACCGGCAGATCACCTTGACGGTGAACGTCTCCGACTACAGCAGCGGGGCGGTCACCTGCCACGTCGTGTTCAACGGCACCGAGCGTTGGACGGGCGGCTGCGCGAGCGGCAGCTCGATCACCGTCGGCAGCCTCGAATACGCGACAACCTACGACATCTACGTCACCGGCGAGAACAGCTTCGGCCGCGGACCCACGGGGTCCCGCGGGGCCGCTCGCACAAACGACCCGCCACCCCCACCGCCCCCGCCCCCGGCGGTCTCGGTGTCCAAGGGCGGCCGCTACTCGGGCTCGACGTGCACCGACCCGAGCTGTGCCTACGTCACCATCTCGGCGCGCAACTTCGCCGCCAACACGAGCTACTCCGTTTCCTGCGTATCGACTGTGGACGGTAGCTACTACACGTATTCGGCGCGGACCAACGGATCCGGCGCGTTCGACAGCTCCGTCTGCTTCTTCGGCTACCGCGGCAAGCAGGTCTGGGCCGTAGTCGGTTCCGTCGAATCCAACCACCTGACCTGGTGA